The bacterium genome segment CACAAGTAATTTAAGAGGTTTTACGGGCGGTAAGAGTTCTAATGCTTTATAGCATGTTTTTGAAGGTGTTTTCCCCCAATAAAAGCCGTTTTGTTTGTATTTGTCATCGTAATAATTCTCCATCTTATAATTTTCCTTCCTTAAAACAATATTGTCTGATGGGTGTTGCGAAATCTATATCGTGCTTTTTATGCCACTCTGTTAGTCTCTATCCCCTTTTCAAAACCCGAAATATTCCTGAACGTCACTTCCAACTTCCGCAACAGCGCCTCCTGCGTCTTATATCCCAAATGCGGCGTCAGCACTGTATTCTTTGCGGTCAGCAGGGGATTGTCTTGGGCCGGCGGCTCGCTTCCGAACACGTCCAGCCCGGCGCCGGCCAGTTTCCCGTCGTTGAGCGCCTGGGCCAAAGCCGCCTCGTCGATCAACCCGCCCCGGGCGGTGTTGATCAGATAAGCCGAGGGCTTCATTTTGGCGATCCGTTCCGCGTTCATTATATGTTTTGTCCCGGCGTTAAGCGCCAGGTGCAGGGAAACTATGTCCGAGCGTTTTAACAGATCATCTAACTCGCAATATGTCCCGCCCAGTTTCTCAAACTCATCCTTCTTGACCCGGTTGTAACCCAGCACCCTGCAGCCGAAGGCGGCAAACAGTTTGGCCGCGGCCAGCCCGGTGGCTCCGGTGCCCACTATGCCCACGGTTTTGCCTTTCAGCTCCACCCCATCCGGGAAGGCAAAGAACTTCTGTTCGGTCTGGCGGGTGTGGGTGTCGCCCCTGGGGATATTGCGAAGGAGCGACAAAGCCAGGCCCAGCGCCAGCTCGGCCACCGAGGCGGTGGAATACCCCGGCGTGTTGTAGACCGCGATCCCCTTCTCCCGGCAGGCCGCCAGGTCCACATGGTCGTACCCGGTAAAG includes the following:
- a CDS encoding NAD(P)-dependent oxidoreductase, which gives rise to MNIPSEVILIQTLGVPRELVQQRFAEILPDHMLVWKGSELAEGKPLAELVGGAKYLITGSLPIDGQTIRNCALSMISISFTGYDHVDLAACREKGIAVYNTPGYSTASVAELALGLALSLLRNIPRGDTHTRQTEQKFFAFPDGVELKGKTVGIVGTGATGLAAAKLFAAFGCRVLGYNRVKKDEFEKLGGTYCELDDLLKRSDIVSLHLALNAGTKHIMNAERIAKMKPSAYLINTARGGLIDEAALAQALNDGKLAGAGLDVFGSEPPAQDNPLLTAKNTVLTPHLGYKTQEALLRKLEVTFRNISGFEKGIETNRVA